The following are from one region of the Spodoptera frugiperda isolate SF20-4 chromosome 20, AGI-APGP_CSIRO_Sfru_2.0, whole genome shotgun sequence genome:
- the LOC118262110 gene encoding uncharacterized protein DDB_G0290685 isoform X49: MSNLYNLDKDPMDLTALDHGKVNQASQELPAGPVLQVLQAPQEPQALPVLPAHQVDQEVQVVPAAPVVHQAATTPALVEPQAPLDLQEPQVHPVVPVPPAAQVLLGPQVTLAQLVPQVHLDTQAQKEPQVHLVTQAQLVPQAHQVHLDIQVQKAPQEHLVTQVRQVPQVHLVTQAQKELLALQVHLVTQAQLVTQAQLVPQAHLVTQAQKEPQEHQAHLVTQAQKEPQAHQAHLDIQAQQAHLVTQDTIPAAQVDITQDNQLHQAQTAIIQDKVVDQEVPEGPAVLEAPEDLMDPMAHQTAATTQDNPADLALQAVQDHQVLQEDQEVQVDQEVLEDQEDQTDPMALQAADTTQDNPAALALQEAQDHQALQEDQVDQVDQEVQEDLVDLMDPMALQAAATTQDNPAALALQAAQDHQALQEDQEVRADQVAQEVPEGLMDPMALQAVATTQDNPAALALQAAQDHQALQEDQEVRAGQVDLEVPEGLMDPMALQAADTTQDNPAALALQAAQDHQALQEVQEDQVGQVDQVAREGQTDPMALRTADTTQDNPAAPVHQEAQDHQEHPVVPEVQVVPVDLEDPVVPPTQQLIQDNQVANLVNQDSRDTQANQDSLATQDNQDNQGNQDNPDSQDKVANLVNQDSQDTQANQDSQDTQDNQANQDNQDSQDKVVNLVNQDSQDTQANQDSLATQDNQDNQDKEDNLVNLDSQVAQDSQDTQDNQDSQDKVANLVNQDSQDTQDNQVSQDTQDNQDNPDSQDKVANLVNQDSQDTQANQDSQDTQDNQDNPDSQDKVANLVNQDSQDTQANQDSQDTQDNQDNPDSQDKVANLVNQDSQDTQANQDSQDTQDNQDNPDSQDKVANLVNQDSQDTQDNQDTQDNQDNPDSQDKVANLVNQDSQDTQDNQDSQDTQDNQDNPDSQDKVANLVNQDSQDTQVNQDSQATQDNQDSQVAQDSKDNRVIQDNQDNQGKEDNLVNLDSQVAQDSQDTQDNQVNQDNLVNQDIQDSQDSPDTRDNLVNQDSQVNKDNQDSLVNQVSQASQDIQDNLANQANQANQDTQDNQDNLANRVNLASQDTQDNQVNQANLVNPDSQDNQDTQDSQDNPVVQVSQANQDTQDSQVKQDNQVNQDTPDSPDSQDTQDSKDNLVAQDSQGNQVHQASPANQDTQANQVNQENLANQDNLASQDNQDTQDSPDSQVTLDSKDNLVVQDSQDNQDTQDNPDNQVNQASPANQDTQANQDNQENLANQDNLASQDNQDTQDSPDSQVTLDSKDNLVVQDSQDNQDTQDNPDNQVNQASPANQDTQANQVNQDTQGNKDNPVVQDSQDNQDTQDNPDNQVNQASPANQDTQANQVNQDTQGNKDNPVVQDNPDNQVHQASPANQDTQGSQVNQENLVNQDNPDNQVNQDTPDSPDSQDTQDSKDNPVVQDNPDNQVNQDNPDNQVNQDTPDSPDSQDTQDSKDNPVVQDSQGNQENQANQVNQENLANQASPANQDTQDNLDSQDTQDSKDNPVVQASPANQDTQANQVNQDTQDSKDNPVVQDSQGNQVHQASPANLDTQGSQVNQESLANQDSLANQDNQDTQDNPDNRDTQDSKDNPVVQDSQGNQVHQASPANQDTQGSQVNQENLVNQDSLANQDNQDTQDNPDNQDTQDSKDNPVVQDSQGNQDTQANQVNQENLANQDSLASQDNQDTQDSPDNQDNQGNQVAPDNQDNLDIQDNQDSLEGLDNLDNRVTQDSPDSRDTQDSQVSQVNLDTQGSRDTQDNQDNQDSPDTQDNQDSPDTQVSQDNQDNQDSRDTQDNQDNQDSRDTQDNQDSRDTQVSQDNQDNQDSRDTQVSQDNQDNQDSRDTQDSQDNQATPDSQDNQDSRDTQVNQDNTQILKRHRLAPEYNHLPLYHHIKCHHSLSTSFRTRCLSSLVQRLARAIYLNQDRMKRTYKHKDLKQRLRPTIRTSRSTHHTASLDSSP; encoded by the exons ATGTCAAACCTGTACAATCTGGACAAG gACCCAATGGACCTTACGGCCCTGGATCat GGCAAGGtcaaccaggcaagccaggaaCTCCCGGCAGGCCCGGTACTCCAGGTACTCCAGGCACCCCAGGAACCCCAGGCTCTCCCGGTTCTCCCGGCACACCAGGTGGACCAG GAGGTCCAGGTGGTCCCGGCGGCCCCGGTGGTCCATCAGGCGGCTACTACCCCGGCTCTAGTGGAACCCCAGGCACCGCTGGATCTCCAGGAACCCCAGGTACACCCGGTAGTCCCGGTACCCCCGGCGGCCCAGGTACTCCTGGGACCTCAGGTTACCCTGGCACAGCTGGTACCCCAGGTACACCTGGATACCCAGGCACAGAAGGAACCCCAGGTACACCTGGTTACCCAGGCACAGCTGGTACCCCAGGCACACCAGGTACACCTGGATATCCAGGTACAGAAGGCACCCCAGGAACACCTGGTTACCCAGGTACGGCAGGTACCCCAGGTACACCTGGTTACCCAGGCACAGAAGGAACTCCTGGCACTCCAGGTACACCTGGTTACCCAGGCACAGCTGGTTACCCAGGCACAGCTGGTACCCCAGGCACACCTGGTTACCCAGGCACAGAAGGAACCCCAGGAACACCAGGCACACCTGGTTACCCAGGCACAGAAGGAACCCCAGGCACACCAGGCACACCTGGATATCCAGGCACAGCAGGCACACCTGGTTACCCAGGATACTATCCCGGCG GCTCAGGTGGATATTACCCAGGACAACCAACTGCACCAG GCACAGACGGCTATTATCCAGGACAAGGTAGTGGACCAG GAGGTCCCGGAGGGCCCGGCGGTCCTGGAGGCCCCGGAGGACCTAATGGACCCAATGGCCCATCAAACGGCGGCTACTACCCAGGACAACCCGGCAGACCTGGCACTCCAGGCAGTCCAGGATCACCAGGTACTCCAGGAGGACCAGGAGGTCCAGGTGGACCAGGAGGTCCTGGAGGACCAGGAGGACCAAACGGACCCAATGGCCCTTCAAGCGGCGGATACTACCCAGGACAACCCGGCAGCCCTGGCACTCCAGGAAGCCCAGGATCACCAGGCACTCCAGGAGGACCAGGTGGACCAGGTGGACCAGGAGGTCCAGGAGGACCTGGTGGACCTAATGGACCCAATGGCCCTTCAAGCGGCGGCTACTACCCAGGACAACCCGGCAGCCCTGGCACTCCAGGCAGCCCAGGATCACCAGGCACTCCAGGAGGACCAGGAGGTCCGGGCGGACCAGGTGGCCCAGGAGGTCCCGGAGGGCCTAATGGACCCAATGGCCCTTCAAGCGGTGGCTACTACCCAGGACAACCCGGCAGCCCTGGCACTCCAGGCAGCCCAGGATCACCAGGCACTCCAGGAG GACCAGGAGGTCCGGGCGGGCCAGGTGGACCTGGAGGTCCCGGAGGGCCTAATGGACCCAATGGCCCTTCAAGCGGCGGATACTACCCAGGACAACCCGGCAGCCCTGGCACTCCAGGCAGCCCAGGATCACCAGGCACTCCAGGAGGTCCAGGAGGACCAGGTGGGCCAGGTGGACCAGGTGGCCCGGGAGGGCCAAACGGACCCAATGGCCCTTCGAACGGCGGATACTACCCAGGACAACCCGGCAGCCCCGGTTCACCAGGAAGCCCAGGATCACCAGGAACACCCG gtggTCCCGGAGGTCCAGGTGGTCCCGGTGGACCTGGAGGACCCGGTGGTCCCACCGACACAACAACTTATCCAGGACAATCAA GTGGCCAACCTAGTCAACCAGGACAGCCGGGATACCCAGGCAAACCAGGACAGCCTGGCTACCCAGGACAACCAGGACAACCAGGGCAACCAGGACAACCCGGACAGCCAGGACAAGGTGGCCAACCTGGTAAACCAGGACAGCCAGGATACCCAGGCCAACCAGGACAGCCAGGATACCCAGGACAACCAGGCCAACCAGGACAACCAGGACAGCCAGGACAAGGTGGTCAACCTGGTAAACCAGGACAGCCAGGATACCCAGGCCAACCAGGACAGCCTGGCTACCCAGGACAACCAGGACAACCAG gACAAGGAGGACAACCTGGTCAACCTGGACAGCCAGGTGGCCCAGGACAGCCAGGATACCCAGGACAACCAGGACAGCCAGGACAAGGTGGCCAACCTGGTAAACCAGGACAGCCAGGATACCCAGGACAACCAGGTCAGCCAGGATACCCAGGACAACCAGGACAACCCGGACAGCCAGGACAAGGTGGCCAACCTGGTAAACCAGGACAGCCAGGATACCCAGGCCAACCAGGACAGCCAGGATACCCAGGACAACCAGGACAACCCGGACAGCCAGGACAAGGTGGCCAACCTGGTAAACCAGGACAGCCAGGATACCCAGGCCAACCAGGACAGCCAGGATACCCAGGACAACCAGGACAACCCGGACAGCCAGGACAAGGTGGCCAACCTGGTAAACCAGGACAGCCAGGATACCCAGGCCAACCAGGACAGCCAGGATACCCAGGACAACCAGGACAACCCGGACAGCCAGGACAAGGTGGCCAACCTGGTAAACCAGGACAGCCAGGATACCCAGGACAACCAG GATACCCAGGACAACCAGGACAACCCGGACAGCCAGGACAAGGTGGCCAACCTGGTAAACCAGGACAGCCAGGATACCCAGGACAACCAGGACAGCCAGGATACCCAGGACAACCAGGACAACCCGGACAGCCAGGACAAGGTGGCCAACCTGGTAAACCAGGACAGCCAGGATACCCAGGTCAACCAGGACAGCCAGGCTACCCAGGACAACCAGGACAGCCAGGTGGCCCAGGACAGCAAGGACAACCGGGTTATCCAGGACAACCAG GACAACCAGGGCAAGGAGGACAACCTGGTCAACCTGGACAGCCAGGTGGCCCAGGACAGCCAGGATACCCAGGACAACCAG GTAAACCAGGACAACCTGGTCAACCAGGATATCCAGGACAGCCAGGACAGCCCGGATACCCGGGACAACCTGGTCAACCAGGACAGCCAGGTCAACAAGGACAACCAGGACAGCCTGGTAAACCAGGTCAGCCAGGCCAGCCAGGATATCCAGGACAACCTGGCAAACCAGGCGAACCAGGCCAACCAGGATACCCAGGACAACCAGGACAACCTGGCAAACCGGGTCAACCTGGCCAGCCAGGATACCCAGGACAAccag GTGAACCAGGCCAACCTGGTCAACCCGGACAGCCAGGACAACCAGGATACCCAGGACAGCCAGGACAACCCGGTGGTCCAGGTCAGCCAGGCCAACCAGGATACCCAGGACAGCCAGGTCAAGCAGGACAACCAGGTCAACCAGGATACCCCGGACAGCCCGGACAGCCAGGATACCCAGGACAGCAAGGACAACCTGGTGGCCCAGGACAGCCAGGGCAACCAGGTACACCAGGCCAGCCCGGCCAACCAGGATACCCAGGCCAACCAGGTCAACCAGGAGAACCTGGCAAACCAGGACAACCTGGCCAGCCAGGACAACCAGGATACCCAGGACAGCCCGGACAGCCAGGTTACCCTGGACAGCAAGGACAACCTGGTGGTCCAGGACAGCCAGGACAACCAGGATACCCAGGACAACCCGGACAACCAGGTCAACCAGGCCAGCCCGGCCAACCAGGATACCCAGGCCAACCAGGACAACCAGGAGAACCTGGCAAACCAGGACAACCTGGCCAGCCAGGACAACCAGGATACCCAGGACAGCCCGGACAGCCAGGTTACCCTGGACAGCAAGGACAACCTGGTGGTCCAGGACAGCCAGGACAACCAGGATACCCAGGACAACCCGGACAACCAGGTCAACCAGGCCAGCCCGGCCAACCAGGATACCCAGGCCAACCAGGTCAACCAGGATACCCAGGGCAACAAGGACAACCCGGTGGTCCAGGACAGCCAGGACAACCAGGATACCCAGGACAACCCGGACAACCAGGTCAACCAGGCCAGCCCGGCCAACCAGGATACCCAGGCCAACCAGGTCAACCAGGATACCCAGGGCAACAAGGACAACCCGGTGGTCCAGGACAACCCGGACAACCAGGTACACCAGGCCAGCCCGGCCAACCAGGATACCCAGGGCAGCCAGGTCAACCAGGAGAACCTGGTAAACCAGGACAACCCGGACAACCAGGTCAACCAGGATACCCCGGACAGCCCGGACAGCCAGGATACCCAGGACAGCAAGGACAACCCGGTGGTCCAGGACAACCCGGACAACCAGGTAAACCAGGACAACCCGGACAACCAGGTCAACCAGGATACCCCGGACAGCCCGGACAGCCAGGATACCCAGGACAGCAAGGACAACCCGGTGGTCCAGGACAGCCAGGGCAACCAGGAAAACCAGGCCAACCAGGTCAACCAGGAGAACCTGGCAAACCAGGCCAGCCCGGCCAACCAGGATACCCAGGACAACCTGGACAGCCAGGATACCCAGGACAGCAAGGACAACCCGGTGGTCCAGGCCAGCCCGGCCAACCAGGATACCCAGGCCAACCAGGTCAACCAG GATACCCAGGACAGCAAGGACAACCCGGTGGTCCAGGACAGCCAGGGCAACCAG GTACACCAGGCCAGCCCGGCCAACCTGGACACCCAGGGCAGCCAGGTCAACCAGGAGAGCCTGGCAAACCAGGACAGCCTGGCCAACCAGGACAACCAGGATACCCAGGACAACCCGGACAACCGGGATACCCAGGACAGCAAGGACAACCCGGTGGTCCAGGACAGCCAGGGCAACCAGGTACACCAGGCCAGCCCGGCCAACCAGGATACCCAGGGCAGCCAGGTCAACCAGGAGAACCTGGTAAACCAGGACAGCCTGGCCAACCAGGACAACCAGGATACCCAGGACAACCCGGACAACCAGGATACCCAGGACAGCAAGGACAACCCGGTGGTCCAGGACAGCCAGGGCAACCAGGATACCCAGGCCAACCAGGTCAACCAGGAGAACCTGGCAAACCAGGACAGCCTGGCCAGCCAGGACAACCAGGATACCCAGGACAGCCCGGACAACCAGGACAACCAGGGCAATCAG GTGGCCCCGGACAACCAGGACAACCTGGATATCCAGGACAACCAGGACAGCCTGGAGGGCCTGGACAACCTGGACAACCGGGTTACCCAGGACAGCCCGGACAGCCGGGATACCCAGGACAGCCAGGTCAGCCAGGTCAACCTGGACACCCAGGGCAGCCGGGATACCCAGGACAACCAGGACAACCAGGACAGCCCGGATACCCAGGACAACCAGGACAGCCCGGATACCCAGGTCAGCCAGGACAACCAGGACAACCAGGACAGCCGGGATACCCAGGACAACCAGGACAACCAGGACAGCCGGGATACCCAGGACAACCAGGACAGCCGGGATACCCAGGTCAGCCAGGACAACCAGGACAACCAGGACAGCCGGGATACCCAGGTCAGCCAGGACAACCAGGACAACCAGGACAGCCGGGATACCCAGGACAGCCAGGACAACCAGGCTACCCCGGACAGCCAGGACAACCAGGACAGCCGGGATACCCAGGTCAACCAGGACAATACCCAG ATTCTGAAACGGCACCGTCTGGCACCGGAGTACAACCACCTGCCACTGTAC